From the genome of Pseudomonas putida:
GCTCTCCATGGATACACCAGGGAGCAGCGGCCCCGCATTACCCAAACCGCTGCCGTCCACTTCCTGCTCCAGAGCTCGGTTATAATTGTTTACCCAACCAAACTCTACCGAGACATCGTGGTACCCCTGAGCCAAGCCGCCCGGCTTCGGTACTTTAACGACGGCAGGATCATTTATCTGCCAGTACTGATCGCCTCGCCCAAGCATTTCTTCACGGGTATAGTCGATGCCTTGAATATTCCAAATAAGTGACTCTTTTGGATAGACCACGCCATCAACAATAGCCGCACCGGTACGCACCTGACTTAGCCACAGCCCCTTGTAGTACAAGGTATGGAAGCGAAATTGAAAGCCCCAAACGGCCCCGCTGCTGTCTTTGAGGTTATGAAAACCTCGCATTTGAATACAGCAATGACTTTCGATCATCGTGAGAACTCCTCGCCCCTTTAATAACCCAAAATACGCCGCATCATCACGTGTTGACGCCGCAGTTGATCCCCAACAAACGCCGGATCCGTCTTGTTCGGTCCTTCATACTCGGAGATCAAGTCCCCTTCCCAGCCTTGCTCTAGCAATATCTGGAGAACTGGCTCATAGGGAATGGTACGCTCGCTGAAGTCTTCATCCATGTAGTTAAATTTCGCATGGCACGTTTGACAGTACGGCAGCACCCTAATGATATCTTCTGGCAAGGAAGGCACTGGCATCTTGTCTTTCCAGAGGAATTCTTTTGGGATACTTCCAAAAATATCGTCAGGCCAAGCATTCTGGAACGTACCAAAATCCACATTTATCCCGAAATGCTTTGTCTGGCGTGTTTCGATAAAATCGATGAAGTCGGAGATATGTTGGCGATTCAGCGTCGTTGGAATGTGACACTCGGACTGCATGCGAACATCATACTTTTCCGCATAGGGCAGCAGCTTTTCCAGGTAGCGGTCCCACCCTGGCTCTGGGTCACAGAAAATATTCACAGAGGTCAGCTTAGTACGTAGGTTCTTAAAACCAAGCGTGTTTGCCAACTTGAAATCACGCACCATGTTCGCGACGATTTCATCGTCCGTCATCATGCGCCCGCGGTACAAATGCGTTTCGCACCACTGACCCAATTCAGCCGGCTGCACGTTGTACTTTTCGCAGAGCCCCCAGTATTTATCGATCCATTTTGTCGAGGGGTTTGGGTAATTCTCGATATGACTCGTCAACAGCTCAAAGCTACCACAACCCATATCATGGAGGTCTTCAAAGCAGTCCTCTAATGTCATGCAATTGCCGAGCGTATTGCTATAGCTGTAGATTGATACGCCCAACCGAGGCTTTTTAGCCGCCCCCTCTTGCGCCTGCAGCGCCGGCGCTTTTTCAGAAATACTATGACCTTGCATCTCTTCCTCCCGTTACCTTATCAGGCGACTATTACTCTTATTGCTGTACTCGTTCCCGGCGGATCGAACGTGGCGATGCAAAAAGTTGCAGCAGCGCCACACAAGACGTCAAACCAACAACAAAGATGAAACTTGGCGTGTACGAGTGCAGTTGGTCGTAGATGGCACCTGCAGCCGTCGACCAAATTGCACTGGTAATCGTGCTAACTGCGATACTGATACCAAGCAGTGCGGGGAATGGTTTGGCTCCGAAGTAATTCATCATCATCGTGATGCCGCAAACTTGGCCGGCGCCGTACCCAAATCCAAAGATCACAGCAAACAGTACCATTGCGGTCAGCCCAGAGGGCGACATAGCCAAAAACAATCCGGTACTGACAATTAGCAGGGCCAGTGTTGCGAGAATGTGAGGAGGGACTTTATCCCCTAGCAGCCCGGCACACATCGTGCCGAAGAACGAAGATGCTACAATGATTGAAATAGCAGATGCGGCGATCGTAGAACCATAAGCAAGGTCCTGCATGTGTTCGACGCCGTGGGCTAGGAAGAAGATCCAACCAAGGCTATTGGCAATACCGAACAGCACAATGATCAGAAACTGCCGAGTGCGCATAGCATCAGCCACAACCCAAGGCACAGGAGTTTTATAGACACGGGAAGTCCGATTATCATCCGCACTTTCGCCTGGCCCGACATCCAACTCTTTCTTGTTCATCGAAAGGTTCTTGGGAACGATCCAATAAACCAGGCACGCACCTATCACTATGCATCCGAGTGCGACCCACCAACCGGAACGCCAAGTACCGGTTGAAGTGATCAGCCAAGCAAAGAATGGGGGCATGACGATCCCCGCGAACTCTCCTGCCGACATGACAACAGAGACGGCTAGCGCACGACGACCACGAAACCAGATCGAAACAATGGTCTGAGTAGGAAGAATCCCCGCCGCACCGACGCCCAGCCCCATCAACAGGCCATAGCAAATGATAAACGCGGGACCGGTCGTAACGACCGTACACATCAGGACTGCAGATATCGCGGCCATCGCCGCCCCTGCAAGCATCACATTCCGAATACCAAAACGACGAAATGCAATGGCCAGGAAGGGAGCTGTTCCACCCATGGTGGCGGAAGCTAGGCCAAAGCCAGCACCCAGCACAGCTCTGTCCAGGTTCAATGCCGTTGCCATATGGGTATTAATTACGGCAGCGCCAAAGGCAGGGCAAGAAACAATTAAAACAACGATTAGCCAGAGCCCCAACAACTTCCAGTTTGACTCTGAATCTATGACGCTCTCCCCTACCCCCTTGACCGGGTGCTCCATGCCAAGGCTCGGTGCATGATAGAGAAGGTCGCCCGAACGACCGGCATTTGAAATATTTGACTGTTCGTTCACTACCCCTCCCATGAGTGACGCTTTATGTCACTCAGGCTGTTTGTCTTATTGGAATAAAGGGATTCAGTTGCTTAAATACGTTCTGCACGCATCTCCTGCACAAGGTGCTGGCAGGCACGAATGGTGACTGCCATGGATGTCAAAGTTGTTCCCAGCGCTCCGCCTGTAGGGAATGAGCTGGCATCTGTAACCAGCACGTTGGGTGCATCCCAGCACTGGTTAAACGGATTCAATACCGAGTTATCTCGATCTTCTCCCATGCAGGCCCCTCCACTTTCGTGAATAGCAGCGCCTAAACACATGCTGTGTTTGGCTCTGCGCCTGAACATCCAGCGCCCCAGACGGCTGGCCTCGGGGAATGCTCCACGGTTTTTTTCAATCAAGCCTAACGGCGATATCACCATATCCACAGTTCCGCCGGTCTGCTCTACCATCTCCATTGCAGATGAGACCAAAGACTTCAAGAGCTTTTGTTCATTCTCATGCATGCTGCAGGTTATGTGCGGAACCGGCACACCCCAGGCGTCTTTTCGCTCTCCATTGATCGTGATTGTGTTGTCGCGATGAGGCAGCATTTCTCCGAAACCCATCATCACGAAAAATGACGCTTCCTCACTCGCAACAGGCATTCGACCCACTGCCCCTTGGTACGTGTACCCCCCCTTGAAGTCCTCCTTGTCCTGGCTGTCGAGATTGGTAAAACGAGGAATGTAGAACCCTCCAGGAGCACGGTAAAAACTGTCAGGAGGTGTGGAGTCATCTTCTTCCCAGCCTTGCGCGGGTGCATAACGCCCCATTAACAGTGCCGGGCATTGATCCATAAAGAACAACCCAAGTTGACCGTTCGAGTTACCCAATCCTCGGGGGTGGTTCGGTGAGGTCGAGTTGAGAAGGAGGCGTACCGACTCAACAGGCGAGGCGCATACCACTACAGCGCGCGCGTCGATGCGATGTTCGAGCTTAGATTCACGGTCGGCATATACAACCCCTGTTGCTCGCCCCGTAGCGGGGTCAACTTCGATACGCTTCACAACGGCATTGGCGTGAATGGTTAACAGACCGGTGCGTTGCGCAGCCAGGATCGCTTGGGGCACACGCTCTGGATGCGGCGGCACATATCGCCAAGGTACGACTCGACGGCGAGGCCACAGGCCTTCAAGACGCTTCTTAAAAGTCATCTCTGCAGGCACCAGCTTGGATGGTTTGGCGTAACTCCCATCAGGCAGTGTAGGCACCCTCTCTGACGTGCCATGAACGCCTAGAAAACGCTCGGCACGCTCATAAAAGGGGCTGAGCTCCGAATAATCGAAAGGCCAGTCCTTGCCACCACTCCCCTTGGAAGCGCCCTTGAAGTCGTAATCACTCCAGCGCATCAATACCCGCCCAAAGGTATGAAGGCGACCACCGATCTGCTTGCCACGCACCCACAGGAAAGGTTTGTCCCGGGGCGTCGTGTAGGGGTTTTGCCAATCATTTACATACAGGTGGCGCAGTTGCTCACTGAAGAAGATCACCCGCGCTTGGACGTACTGTCCTAGCGCCGATGCCTTCATCCGGGCCCGAAGAAAAAAGCCACTCCGAGAGGGACGCTCGCCTTTATTGACGAAAAACTCTGGTGTGATAGGCGGGCCCGCTTCAAGCAGCGCTACCCGTAGACCCGCCTCGGTAAGCTCCTTAGCCGCAAAGCTTCCGGCAGCTCCCGAGCCGACGACGATCGCATCAAACTGAGGTGTCTTGGTCACCACGTCCTACTACTCCTGTACTTATTCTTATTTTTGCATAATTGCCTCAGTCACTTCGGCCGGGTACCGAGCCTTCGTTTCAGGTCGGTTGCGTCGCGCTCACATCTAAACCCTTTATCCCAGCGCCCGCGAAGTCGTTCAGCAGCTGTCTTGTGATCACGTGCCTTCCAAATCTCGGCAGCAGTAGCACACCAGTTGAATATCCTAGGAACGAAACAGTTCTGTCAATAGATTTTTCGCTATCTCCAAAGTGAAAGCACGTAGCCATCCCATCACACGGGACAGGTTACTAACTACACGAGAAAATCGATATTTTTCTTTGTTTTCAATGGGTTCATAGGTTTTTTGGTGACAATTAGGTGTGAGGCCACACTCGAACGAACAAAAACCTTGCCAACGATGGAGCCTTGGACCAATCAGTACTGTACAATTCAGTACTCAACCAGAGACCTACCCTTGGCCGAGGACGTCCATGCCATCCTGCGAGCGATGGAAGGCGACCCGTGAGGGTAGAAACGGCTTTTGAAAAATGGCCTGAATCACAACGCTGGTGTGTCACCGAGATGCCGGAAATGAGACGTGCCACTACATCGCTCATGCCAGGCATCGCCGCAAAGAATCGAGGAGTTACTAAATGCAGTTGCGATTGAAATCTGGTCTAGGGAATGATAGGGCCTGGATCTACCTGATCTCGGCACTCACGGCCTTCGCCCCCCTGTCAACTGACATGTATCTTGCTGCCTTCCCTTCAATCGCATCAGATCTGCAGACGGACCTGGCAGGCGTGCAATCAAGCCTCTCAATCTTTGTACTGGGGCTGGCCTTAGGACAGATTCTTTATGGCCCACTGAGCGATCGTTATGGCAGGAAGCCCCCACTGATCGTGGGGGCGGCAATCTTCGTGATCACATCACTAGGACTAATGCTGGCGACGAGTATCCAGTCATTCATTTTCCTGCGTTTGATTCAGGCAGTAGGCGGCTGTGCTGGGATGGTCTTGTGCCGCGCGATGATTGCTGATCGTTACAGCGGGCGAGAGGCGACAGATAAACTCGCCACCGTCATGCTGGTCGGCGCATTTGCGCCGATTGTCGGCCCGGTTGCAGGAAGTGCGCTAGTTAGCACCTGTGGATGGCGCTCAATCTTCCTTTTCCTGACGCTATTTGGATGCTGTTGTCTTTTCGCGGTTTACTGGCTGTTGCCTGAAACCCAACCGGCCAACCAACGAAAGCGAAGCAATGTGAAGCAAGAAATTGCGGCAATGGGAAATTTGTTGAAAAAGAAGTTTGTTATCCTTCCTCTGCTCAGTGGCGCCATGGCTTTTTCGGCCTTATTTTCATTCATTGCTGGGTCGCCAGCTGTGTTCATGTCGGTTTTTGGTATGAGCCGTGGTACCTACGGATGGGTATTCGCAGGCATTACCTTGGGCATGGTCATCTGCTCACAATGTCTTAGGGTGCTCTTGAAAAACGCTCAGCAGGAGACCGTATTTTTAACTTGCATGGCCTGTAATCTATGCCTTACCCTGATCTTGCTTACCTGGGGGGATGAATTGGGCGCATGGCCTTTTGTGTTGATTGCCACTGCTGCAATTTCTGCGCTACCCCTGGCATCGGCGAGCACAACAGCTATGACTATGGAAAGCGGCGGAGCAAGTAAAGGGAGTTTGTCAGCGCTACTCGGATTAACTCAATTCGGTTGCGCGAGCATTGCCAGTTGGCTAGTGGGAATTTTATATGAAGAAACCAGCCTTAGTATGACATTGGTCATGTTAGTAACGGCCTGTTTATCATTGATGGCATTTCTACCACTACTACCAAATACCAGAAGAATTTTCTGGCGTGAGTCCTGAGCTGCTATTTCACGACCACCGTTCGCCCCACGCGCTCCTGATGAGCGCGTGCCATGAAAGCCGCCTTAATTGCGCTCATGGCTTACCATCGCGTAAAGCCACATGCCAAGAAGCACGATTGCTACAAAGTCCATGGTGCTTATATCTCCTGGGGCTACAGTATGGGCTGGCAGTGGAATTCGTTTACCACGAGTGACAGCTTTAGGTCGAAAGCAGTAAGTTGCGAACGGCGATAATCGGCCCAAAGCGACCCCGCTTCAGTCAACTCCACTTCTCACCGTCGGTCGCAAATAGCGAACGACTGGTTATTCAGACCACTCTCCTATTCTGAGCGTCGTAGAAACGCATCCAAGCCATCGCAGCTTAGTGTCCTATCCCGTCGCTCGCTGTCCCGCCGGCCTCTCATACCAGCCTTGCTGAATGCTCGAGGGATATCGCGCGGTTAGAAAGATTCGCCTGATCACGCCGGGCATTTGCTCTGGCGTTACCCGAGCAGCCTTGAACCGAAAGTCGAGATGCTCTACTGCCTAAGGCCTCTGGCCAGGAGCGCACTATGAATTTCGAAGAACGCGACAAGTACGGTATGTACAAGGGACGGACCGATTTCACTGCCGAGGGAGACCGCGGCCCAGGGCCGCGGCTAATGGGGGCGGATACCCTTATCGGCAACGACGTGTATAACACGCAAGACGAAGATCTGGGTGATATCAAGGAAATCATGCTGGACACTGCCAGCGGCAAGGTTGCGTACGCTGTACTGTCGTTCGGCGGTTTCCTGGGCATGGGTGAAAAGCTGTTCGCGGTGCCATGGGGGGCTTTGCGCCTGGATACGGTGAACAAGCGCTTCATCCTTGATGCCGACAAGGACCGCCTGAAGAACGCCCCAGGCTTCGATAAGGACAACTGGCCAAATATGAGCGATCCGACCTGGGGCAGAGGTATCCACGACTACTACGGCACCACATGGGCAAACGATCCCCGGCTGTGATGTGGCAACCTGCTTGGCCGGGCTCCCGGCCAAGCCTATCCTGACCAACAGGACCGTGACAGGCTGCTTCGGGTCGTATGCGGACGGGTCGTGAGGGCTACTATGGATCGATAGCGGTCATTCGCGACGTCGCGCATCTCGAATAATTGTGGATCACTGGAGTGTTCTGCCGCCCTTGCCGAAGGCCTTCATCTGGTAGTCGGTTACAGCCTGGAAAAGTGACTCAGCAATCAAGCGCAATCTTTCCACTTCGATTTCAGGTCCACCTGTGCGCTGTGCGTCGTGGTAGCGGCGCATTGCTTCAACTGCCTCGATATACGCCGGGTGGTCGGGCGGCAAAATCTCGAGCAGTTTGGACATCAGTGGCAAGAACTGGCAAAGGTGCCCCACTAGTTCACGAGGTGCAGCACTATTGCCGATCTTGAACAGCATGTCGCGCTGACTGCGTGGCAGCTGTTTCGCGCAACGCGTGGCGGCCGTTCGAATGGCAGCATCCGTCCCATGAATTCGGTCAGCCAGTAGCACGATCAAAATGGCATCGCTCAACGTCATCAGGCTACCGTCCCCCAAATAATGTCGGACAGTCTACCTCCCGGGAAAAGGACTGGCCATTCCGGTCCCACAGGTAACCCGATGCGCCGGGCTTCGCATTTTCGCGTTCGCGAAAAGGCTCAAGGCGTTAAAGGGTAACGGCGGCAATAGTAAGGGGCACAAGGGTAAGAGGCCTATCCGAAAAGGCAAAAGGACCTTCTGAATGCAAAGCAGGTAA
Proteins encoded in this window:
- a CDS encoding C-glycoside deglycosidase beta subunit domain-containing protein yields the protein MIESHCCIQMRGFHNLKDSSGAVWGFQFRFHTLYYKGLWLSQVRTGAAIVDGVVYPKESLIWNIQGIDYTREEMLGRGDQYWQINDPAVVKVPKPGGLAQGYHDVSVEFGWVNNYNRALEQEVDGSGLGNAGPLLPGVSMESIKQRRLLLVC
- a CDS encoding sugar phosphate isomerase/epimerase family protein, which codes for MQGHSISEKAPALQAQEGAAKKPRLGVSIYSYSNTLGNCMTLEDCFEDLHDMGCGSFELLTSHIENYPNPSTKWIDKYWGLCEKYNVQPAELGQWCETHLYRGRMMTDDEIVANMVRDFKLANTLGFKNLRTKLTSVNIFCDPEPGWDRYLEKLLPYAEKYDVRMQSECHIPTTLNRQHISDFIDFIETRQTKHFGINVDFGTFQNAWPDDIFGSIPKEFLWKDKMPVPSLPEDIIRVLPYCQTCHAKFNYMDEDFSERTIPYEPVLQILLEQGWEGDLISEYEGPNKTDPAFVGDQLRRQHVMMRRILGY
- a CDS encoding MFS transporter: MNEQSNISNAGRSGDLLYHAPSLGMEHPVKGVGESVIDSESNWKLLGLWLIVVLIVSCPAFGAAVINTHMATALNLDRAVLGAGFGLASATMGGTAPFLAIAFRRFGIRNVMLAGAAMAAISAVLMCTVVTTGPAFIICYGLLMGLGVGAAGILPTQTIVSIWFRGRRALAVSVVMSAGEFAGIVMPPFFAWLITSTGTWRSGWWVALGCIVIGACLVYWIVPKNLSMNKKELDVGPGESADDNRTSRVYKTPVPWVVADAMRTRQFLIIVLFGIANSLGWIFFLAHGVEHMQDLAYGSTIAASAISIIVASSFFGTMCAGLLGDKVPPHILATLALLIVSTGLFLAMSPSGLTAMVLFAVIFGFGYGAGQVCGITMMMNYFGAKPFPALLGISIAVSTITSAIWSTAAGAIYDQLHSYTPSFIFVVGLTSCVALLQLFASPRSIRRERVQQ
- a CDS encoding GMC oxidoreductase, with product MVTKTPQFDAIVVGSGAAGSFAAKELTEAGLRVALLEAGPPITPEFFVNKGERPSRSGFFLRARMKASALGQYVQARVIFFSEQLRHLYVNDWQNPYTTPRDKPFLWVRGKQIGGRLHTFGRVLMRWSDYDFKGASKGSGGKDWPFDYSELSPFYERAERFLGVHGTSERVPTLPDGSYAKPSKLVPAEMTFKKRLEGLWPRRRVVPWRYVPPHPERVPQAILAAQRTGLLTIHANAVVKRIEVDPATGRATGVVYADRESKLEHRIDARAVVVCASPVESVRLLLNSTSPNHPRGLGNSNGQLGLFFMDQCPALLMGRYAPAQGWEEDDSTPPDSFYRAPGGFYIPRFTNLDSQDKEDFKGGYTYQGAVGRMPVASEEASFFVMMGFGEMLPHRDNTITINGERKDAWGVPVPHITCSMHENEQKLLKSLVSSAMEMVEQTGGTVDMVISPLGLIEKNRGAFPEASRLGRWMFRRRAKHSMCLGAAIHESGGACMGEDRDNSVLNPFNQCWDAPNVLVTDASSFPTGGALGTTLTSMAVTIRACQHLVQEMRAERI
- a CDS encoding multidrug effflux MFS transporter; its protein translation is MQLRLKSGLGNDRAWIYLISALTAFAPLSTDMYLAAFPSIASDLQTDLAGVQSSLSIFVLGLALGQILYGPLSDRYGRKPPLIVGAAIFVITSLGLMLATSIQSFIFLRLIQAVGGCAGMVLCRAMIADRYSGREATDKLATVMLVGAFAPIVGPVAGSALVSTCGWRSIFLFLTLFGCCCLFAVYWLLPETQPANQRKRSNVKQEIAAMGNLLKKKFVILPLLSGAMAFSALFSFIAGSPAVFMSVFGMSRGTYGWVFAGITLGMVICSQCLRVLLKNAQQETVFLTCMACNLCLTLILLTWGDELGAWPFVLIATAAISALPLASASTTAMTMESGGASKGSLSALLGLTQFGCASIASWLVGILYEETSLSMTLVMLVTACLSLMAFLPLLPNTRRIFWRES
- a CDS encoding PRC-barrel domain-containing protein, which encodes MNFEERDKYGMYKGRTDFTAEGDRGPGPRLMGADTLIGNDVYNTQDEDLGDIKEIMLDTASGKVAYAVLSFGGFLGMGEKLFAVPWGALRLDTVNKRFILDADKDRLKNAPGFDKDNWPNMSDPTWGRGIHDYYGTTWANDPRL